Proteins encoded in a region of the Peptococcaceae bacterium 1198_IL3148 genome:
- a CDS encoding DUF4258 domain-containing protein, which produces MKKRNPKPKDERITFLKIKIAKQKPFVILSHARQRMSERNISYRDITNILNRGYKLDRHDSGKLGDPTVRIIGKKVTGEWAAIAIAINPKGKIVVLTVMDDNRQKN; this is translated from the coding sequence TTGAAAAAAAGAAACCCCAAGCCTAAGGATGAAAGAATTACTTTTTTAAAGATTAAAATTGCTAAACAAAAACCATTTGTAATTTTAAGTCATGCTAGGCAACGAATGAGTGAAAGAAATATTAGTTATAGAGATATAACAAATATACTTAATAGAGGATATAAACTAGACCGGCATGATAGTGGTAAGTTAGGAGATCCGACTGTTAGGATTATTGGAAAAAAAGTAACCGGTGAGTGGGCAGCTATAGCAATAGCGATAAACCCTAAAGGAAAAATTGTAGTGTTGACGGTGATGGATGATAACCGTCAGAAGAACTAG
- a CDS encoding ParB/RepB/Spo0J family partition protein — protein MEIKQIPVKEIYPNPRNPRKEFSTASMEELVKSVKNVGVLQPVIVVFDDVKNMYRLVAGERRWRASSDAELETIPAIVRDVTEEQELEIMVVENLQRKDINPIEEAEGFKMMLDNLDYTQEQLAEKLGCSQAHIANRIRLLKLPTDIKEKISRKIISAGHGVQLVKINETGLCKKITEVIEKENVPVAETKNTIHRVIALEGKPLFDNYNDNPLFDLVGCEKCQHNKLGKAYYTMELSHYCVKVSCWNEKQEKAKQLKYEEHLKKVDSNNNEIVNLSKLNYNEYIEFDGYQFKVIDKADCEGCQYLKFGSRDPNSYDSANLYCFNISCFNKKKRAATIESNKNERQKRQKEVEKIGVWANKAVVEKITKREILWFAVMILSSVKNDQDRPTLYRYMKDRFGWEHEFWKSPWQLRNFYFNDAVDILSTLPEVNLIELIFEWPAIAEGLMNCNKYILGLDEEI, from the coding sequence ATGGAGATTAAACAGATTCCTGTTAAAGAAATTTATCCTAACCCAAGAAATCCGAGAAAAGAATTTTCTACTGCAAGCATGGAAGAATTAGTTAAAAGCGTTAAAAATGTTGGGGTATTGCAACCGGTTATTGTGGTTTTTGATGATGTAAAAAATATGTATAGATTGGTAGCCGGTGAAAGGCGTTGGAGAGCTTCCAGTGATGCAGAATTGGAAACTATACCAGCTATTGTAAGAGATGTAACAGAAGAACAGGAATTAGAAATTATGGTTGTTGAAAATCTACAACGGAAAGATATTAACCCTATTGAAGAAGCAGAAGGTTTTAAAATGATGTTAGATAATCTTGATTATACACAAGAGCAATTGGCTGAAAAGTTAGGTTGTAGTCAGGCCCATATTGCTAATCGTATTAGGTTATTGAAATTACCTACTGATATAAAAGAAAAAATTTCACGTAAAATAATTTCTGCTGGACATGGGGTGCAATTGGTAAAAATAAATGAAACTGGTTTGTGTAAAAAAATAACGGAAGTTATTGAGAAAGAAAATGTACCGGTCGCTGAAACTAAAAACACAATACATAGGGTAATTGCCCTGGAGGGCAAACCGCTTTTTGATAATTATAATGATAACCCATTGTTTGATTTAGTTGGCTGTGAAAAATGCCAACATAATAAGCTTGGAAAAGCTTACTACACAATGGAATTAAGCCATTATTGTGTTAAAGTTTCCTGCTGGAATGAAAAGCAGGAAAAAGCTAAACAACTGAAGTATGAAGAACACCTGAAAAAAGTTGATTCTAATAATAATGAAATTGTTAATTTATCAAAGTTAAATTATAACGAGTATATAGAATTTGATGGTTATCAATTTAAGGTAATTGATAAAGCAGATTGTGAAGGCTGCCAATATTTAAAATTTGGAAGCCGTGATCCAAATAGTTATGACAGTGCAAATTTATATTGCTTTAATATTTCTTGTTTTAATAAGAAGAAAAGAGCTGCCACCATTGAAAGCAATAAAAATGAAAGGCAGAAGAGACAGAAGGAAGTTGAAAAAATTGGGGTATGGGCAAATAAAGCTGTGGTTGAAAAAATTACTAAAAGAGAAATTTTGTGGTTTGCTGTAATGATATTATCTTCTGTAAAAAACGATCAGGATAGACCAACGTTATATAGATATATGAAGGATAGGTTTGGCTGGGAACATGAATTTTGGAAGAGCCCATGGCAATTAAGAAATTTTTATTTTAATGATGCAGTTGATATACTTTCTACTTTGCCAGAGGTTAATTTAATAGAATTGATTTTTGAATGGCCGGCGATTGCAGAAGGTTTAATGAATTGTAATAAATATATCTTAGGTTTAGATGAAGAAATTTAA
- a CDS encoding YgiT-type zinc finger protein, whose translation MVNDRCEVCGSHNVKLGTISLDYLGKEIKKVPAIICSDCGEEMVTSDVMDKVDKLVAEGKEVYQDGPVINIRYGGCVNEA comes from the coding sequence ATGGTAAATGATAGATGCGAAGTATGCGGAAGTCACAATGTTAAGCTAGGAACTATCTCCCTCGATTATCTTGGTAAAGAAATTAAAAAGGTACCGGCCATTATATGTTCAGATTGTGGTGAGGAAATGGTCACATCTGATGTTATGGATAAAGTAGACAAACTGGTTGCAGAGGGTAAGGAAGTTTACCAGGATGGGCCGGTTATTAATATACGGTATGGGGGTTGTGTAAATGAAGCGTAA
- a CDS encoding ParA family protein encodes MPKVITVANQKGGCAKTTTTANLGAALAMSGKTVLVIDLDPQANLSLGFGYELGEDELSSYHLITGRAPLNDVIRRTDINDLYVVPSAIELSGAEIELTQAIAGEKKLYNVLKKSNLAAFDYIIIDTPPFFSNVLTNGLSTSQVVLIPVELRRYGIAGLRQLLGIIEAVKEGVNEDLDSWYILPVMTDLRQKEDREVLEFLKNHYDTHVLKTNIKRNIKVAEAVKEAMPVVAIDKNCPGSLAYIELATEIEGVLNNVS; translated from the coding sequence ATGCCAAAAGTTATAACTGTCGCTAACCAGAAAGGTGGCTGTGCAAAAACGACAACCACTGCTAATTTGGGTGCTGCTTTGGCTATGAGTGGCAAAACTGTATTAGTTATAGATCTTGATCCTCAGGCAAATTTATCTTTGGGTTTTGGTTATGAATTGGGAGAAGATGAGTTATCTTCATACCATTTGATCACTGGTAGAGCACCATTAAATGATGTCATAAGAAGAACAGATATAAATGACTTATATGTAGTACCTTCGGCCATCGAGTTATCTGGTGCTGAAATTGAATTGACCCAAGCAATAGCCGGTGAAAAGAAATTATATAATGTTTTGAAGAAAAGTAATTTAGCAGCTTTTGATTATATTATTATTGATACCCCACCATTTTTCTCTAATGTGTTAACTAACGGATTGTCTACTTCGCAAGTTGTATTAATACCAGTTGAGTTGCGTAGGTATGGTATAGCCGGTCTGCGCCAGTTGTTAGGTATTATTGAAGCTGTTAAAGAGGGTGTAAATGAAGATCTTGATAGTTGGTATATATTACCTGTAATGACGGATTTAAGACAAAAGGAAGATAGAGAGGTTCTAGAATTTTTAAAGAATCATTATGATACTCATGTTTTAAAAACTAATATCAAGCGTAACATAAAAGTTGCTGAGGCCGTTAAGGAGGCAATGCCGGTAGTAGCCATAGATAAAAATTGCCCTGGGTCACTTGCGTATATTGAGTTAGCAACTGAAATTGAGGGGGTTTTAAATAATGTCAGTTGA
- a CDS encoding ParB/RepB/Spo0J family partition protein — MSVDNQPLATSRVAKLLQGRKTPIQDPIVNKTEDDSLFKLIPIDNVIPDPDQPRKTFSEDKLSELAASIKARGILQPIRVVPADEPGKYIIVNGERRWRAAKQAELKEVPAYIGEDTSKSERLIDGLVENIVRANLSSIEKANAIVEIQKANPQLSDKALAKKIGISRNMLYRLLNIHKLPEYMHEIFYAERLTDRHAKALLMLDEHKQLQEELFQNISDEKISGTEAIKLAEEWLSQITKKSPISKFYGSFITKISKIDKKVEKMDETEKNLMKDQIKDMKRLLDSLESKLK, encoded by the coding sequence ATGTCAGTTGACAATCAACCCTTGGCTACCAGCAGAGTTGCTAAGCTGCTACAGGGTAGAAAAACCCCAATTCAAGATCCTATTGTTAACAAAACTGAAGATGATTCTCTTTTTAAACTTATTCCTATTGATAATGTTATTCCAGATCCGGATCAGCCAAGAAAAACGTTTTCGGAAGACAAGCTTTCTGAGCTTGCAGCATCTATTAAAGCAAGAGGTATTTTACAACCTATTAGGGTGGTACCAGCAGATGAGCCTGGAAAATATATAATTGTGAATGGTGAAAGGCGTTGGAGGGCTGCCAAACAAGCTGAACTTAAAGAGGTTCCGGCTTATATAGGTGAAGATACTTCAAAGAGTGAAAGATTAATAGATGGTCTTGTGGAAAATATTGTACGTGCTAATTTAAGCTCGATTGAAAAGGCCAATGCAATAGTTGAGATCCAAAAGGCTAATCCTCAATTATCTGATAAGGCACTGGCTAAGAAAATTGGTATTAGTCGTAACATGCTGTACCGGTTGCTTAATATTCACAAGCTGCCTGAGTATATGCATGAGATATTTTACGCTGAGAGGTTAACAGATCGTCATGCAAAAGCGTTGTTGATGTTAGATGAACATAAACAGCTGCAAGAAGAACTATTTCAAAACATATCTGATGAAAAAATATCAGGTACTGAAGCTATTAAGTTAGCAGAAGAATGGTTATCGCAGATAACTAAAAAATCACCAATATCTAAATTCTATGGTAGCTTTATTACAAAAATAAGCAAGATTGATAAGAAAGTTGAAAAAATGGATGAGACGGAAAAAAATTTAATGAAAGATCAAATTAAAGATATGAAAAGACTTTTGGATTCTTTAGAATCAAAACTTAAATAA
- a CDS encoding helix-turn-helix transcriptional regulator, which translates to MSNNYFGEYLAQLRIEAGYYDRKSLAIESGISNSTLTRIENGVTKKPAPATLDKLASCLDVPVEQLMKVVGYL; encoded by the coding sequence ATGTCTAATAATTATTTTGGAGAGTATTTGGCCCAATTAAGGATAGAAGCAGGTTACTATGATAGAAAATCACTGGCTATAGAAAGTGGAATAAGTAATAGCACATTAACACGTATAGAAAATGGGGTAACTAAAAAGCCAGCTCCTGCAACCTTAGATAAATTAGCTAGTTGTCTTGATGTTCCGGTAGAGCAATTAATGAAGGTTGTTGGGTATTTATAA
- a CDS encoding tyrosine-type recombinase/integrase: MNIDIFKEHLLDEDKSIKTINGYISDLKDFLVWFEKSNGFSAGAKDITSIDLREYRQYLLNKGLAVSTINRRLAAIRKYLTWANEKGLLPTGLPALPKELKDNSSKTAPRSLTKKQQDEFLKVVERGSNIRDIAIITLFINTGLRNSELCSLQIRDIDVSARSGWLTVQGKGNKFRKIPLNNEARKALQNYFDNYRVGDFLFVSSRGPKAGSRLTNVAVQNIFNKYKDQVPSMRNEKKITVHTLRHTFATRLLEAGRNLVEVQALLGHENINTTAIYTKPHKSSLQAAVDSLCDV, encoded by the coding sequence ATGAACATAGATATATTTAAAGAGCATTTATTAGATGAAGATAAATCAATAAAGACTATCAATGGTTATATATCAGATCTGAAGGATTTTTTGGTATGGTTTGAAAAATCTAATGGATTTAGTGCTGGCGCAAAGGATATAACCAGTATTGACTTGAGGGAATATAGGCAATACTTGCTAAATAAAGGTTTAGCCGTAAGTACAATTAATAGACGTCTAGCAGCAATAAGAAAATATTTAACATGGGCTAATGAAAAAGGTTTATTACCAACTGGTTTACCGGCCCTTCCTAAAGAGTTGAAAGATAATAGTAGTAAAACAGCCCCAAGGTCTCTTACAAAAAAGCAGCAAGATGAATTTTTGAAGGTTGTTGAAAGAGGGAGTAATATTAGAGACATCGCAATAATAACATTGTTTATTAATACTGGCCTTAGAAATAGTGAGTTATGTTCATTGCAAATTAGGGATATAGATGTTTCTGCCCGTAGTGGTTGGTTAACTGTACAAGGGAAAGGTAATAAATTTAGGAAGATTCCTTTAAACAATGAAGCAAGAAAAGCGTTACAAAATTATTTTGATAATTATCGAGTAGGGGATTTTTTGTTTGTAAGTAGCAGAGGGCCGAAGGCAGGATCACGATTAACTAATGTTGCGGTACAAAATATTTTTAATAAATATAAAGATCAAGTGCCGTCTATGAGAAATGAAAAGAAAATTACTGTACATACTCTAAGACATACATTCGCTACCAGGTTGTTAGAGGCAGGACGGAACTTGGTGGAAGTACAAGCCCTCTTAGGCCATGAAAACATTAATACTACTGCAATATACACAAAGCCACATAAAAGTAGCTTACAGGCTGCTGTAGATAGTTTATGTGATGTGTAA
- a CDS encoding ImmA/IrrE family metallo-endopeptidase yields the protein MSKRAIKKAISLYYTFKEESITPLDIDGIIEQVGVELIPWNFPDHIRGCLMHDNDYTYMGINKKHLVSYPNLARFTKAHELGHYYLHDDKRYYCVEDLMKSATKKNNPIEWEANTFAAELLMPGTLMKKLYKDMTTKELSIYFKVSKESIIYRLNNLGLI from the coding sequence ATGTCAAAAAGAGCTATAAAAAAAGCAATATCTTTATATTATACCTTCAAAGAGGAATCTATTACTCCATTGGATATTGACGGAATAATCGAACAAGTAGGAGTTGAACTTATTCCATGGAACTTTCCAGACCATATTCGCGGCTGTCTCATGCATGATAACGATTATACTTACATGGGTATCAATAAAAAGCATCTAGTATCTTACCCTAATCTTGCAAGGTTCACAAAAGCCCATGAGTTAGGACATTATTATTTACATGATGATAAACGTTATTATTGTGTCGAGGACTTAATGAAATCTGCTACTAAAAAAAATAACCCAATCGAATGGGAAGCAAATACATTTGCAGCAGAATTATTAATGCCTGGTACACTAATGAAAAAATTGTATAAAGATATGACAACAAAAGAATTAAGTATATATTTTAAGGTTAGTAAAGAATCAATTATTTATAGACTTAACAACTTGGGGTTAATTTAA
- a CDS encoding helix-turn-helix transcriptional regulator, whose protein sequence is MSEQTMGDRIKQLRESKKWSQEKLAAESGTSKTYIYLLETNQRQKDTSATKLNAIADALNTTVDYLLTGKELLDITKIDPELQNIYIELLESGELPYYRKSKDIDEEGLKSILEFIRFIKLRTHQKENSR, encoded by the coding sequence ATGTCTGAACAGACAATGGGAGATAGAATTAAACAACTAAGAGAATCAAAAAAATGGAGCCAGGAAAAACTTGCAGCCGAAAGCGGCACTTCTAAAACATATATTTATTTATTAGAGACAAACCAAAGACAAAAAGATACTAGCGCAACAAAACTTAATGCTATTGCTGATGCATTAAATACTACTGTAGATTATCTGCTGACAGGAAAAGAATTATTAGATATTACAAAAATAGATCCAGAACTGCAAAATATATATATAGAATTATTAGAAAGCGGTGAACTTCCTTACTACCGAAAATCTAAAGATATTGATGAAGAAGGCTTAAAATCCATTTTAGAATTTATAAGATTTATCAAACTAAGAACACATCAAAAAGAGAATAGTAGATAA
- a CDS encoding helix-turn-helix transcriptional regulator has protein sequence MDIAGKLKKIRNTLGLSTIEMAKILKVDQSTISRTENDNSTIKIDRIEGYCKAAGITIEEFFCGDNYLDTKFRPEINNLINEVSNLSQDEIIALTEFIKLITNNRD, from the coding sequence ATGGACATTGCAGGTAAATTAAAAAAAATTAGAAATACATTAGGTTTATCAACTATTGAAATGGCTAAGATTTTAAAAGTTGACCAATCCACTATATCCCGGACTGAAAACGATAATTCAACCATTAAAATAGATAGGATAGAAGGTTACTGTAAAGCAGCTGGCATAACAATTGAAGAATTTTTTTGTGGTGACAATTATCTAGATACTAAATTCAGGCCGGAAATTAATAATCTAATAAATGAAGTGTCTAATTTATCGCAAGATGAAATAATAGCTTTAACAGAATTTATTAAACTTATAACTAACAATCGTGATTAA
- a CDS encoding helix-turn-helix transcriptional regulator, whose protein sequence is MCIDVGKRIKRLRKQQKLSQRQLGELTGKSQETISRMENGKIGVSLVFLNKLSKIFKIPLDYFLKQK, encoded by the coding sequence TTGTGCATAGATGTAGGCAAAAGAATTAAAAGATTACGAAAACAACAAAAACTTAGTCAAAGACAATTAGGTGAATTAACCGGCAAATCACAGGAAACTATTAGTCGTATGGAAAATGGAAAAATTGGTGTATCTCTAGTTTTTTTAAATAAATTATCTAAAATTTTTAAAATTCCTCTAGATTACTTTTTAAAGCAGAAATAA
- a CDS encoding HD-GYP domain-containing protein — protein sequence MKHFDKMLYFHSKQVSSYCILLAEEYGFSKDFISDVKIAGLLHDIGKISISKDVLNKKSKLSLNEYSYVKKHSVIGYNLLKSMSVSKTVLDGVLYHHERFDGKGYPEGLKGSEIPITGRIMGLVDAYSAMVMDRPYRQALTHSAALLELRKNSGSQFDPSLIDCFVKSFKTDKLFYVK from the coding sequence ATGAAGCATTTTGATAAAATGTTGTATTTTCACTCAAAACAGGTATCTTCATATTGCATATTATTAGCAGAAGAGTATGGTTTCAGTAAAGATTTTATTTCTGATGTAAAAATTGCTGGTTTATTACATGACATAGGCAAAATCAGTATATCTAAAGATGTTTTAAATAAAAAAAGCAAATTATCTCTAAACGAATATAGTTATGTAAAAAAACACTCTGTAATTGGCTACAATTTATTAAAGTCTATGTCTGTATCTAAGACTGTGCTTGATGGCGTTCTGTATCACCATGAGCGCTTTGATGGGAAAGGTTACCCAGAAGGTCTTAAAGGATCTGAGATACCAATCACTGGCCGTATTATGGGCCTTGTTGATGCTTATAGTGCTATGGTTATGGATCGTCCTTATCGACAAGCATTAACCCATAGTGCAGCATTATTAGAGCTAAGAAAAAATTCTGGTTCGCAATTTGATCCTAGCTTAATTGATTGTTTTGTTAAAAGTTTTAAGACTGACAAATTATTTTACGTAAAATAA
- a CDS encoding single-stranded DNA-binding protein, producing MNSCNFIGRLVEDPKQYGEGDNVVSTFKLAVNRAYTNSEGEREADFPRFVAKGKLSHLTQKSLSKGTMIGVESHFQTRKVEVDGETKYYEEFVIERYTFVEKKR from the coding sequence TTGAATAGTTGTAATTTTATTGGTAGATTAGTGGAGGATCCAAAGCAATATGGTGAAGGGGATAATGTAGTATCAACATTTAAGCTGGCGGTTAACCGGGCTTATACTAATAGTGAGGGCGAAAGAGAAGCTGATTTTCCGCGGTTTGTTGCAAAGGGTAAGTTGTCGCACTTAACACAAAAAAGTTTAAGTAAAGGTACTATGATAGGAGTAGAAAGTCACTTTCAAACACGAAAGGTAGAAGTTGATGGTGAAACAAAGTATTACGAAGAATTTGTTATAGAAAGGTATACTTTTGTTGAAAAGAAAAGGTAA